From Mus pahari chromosome 20, PAHARI_EIJ_v1.1, whole genome shotgun sequence, the proteins below share one genomic window:
- the Ces4a gene encoding carboxylesterase 4A has product MAEAGWNTKWILGLSLTLCLVVQTALGALHTKEPLLITKHGILQGKHVHVGDTPIQVFLGIPFSKPPVGTRRFAPPEPPLPWDGIRDATTYPPSCLQESWGQVLSMYLNTRKQYEWLHFSEDCLYLNVYAPVLAPGDPLLPVMVWFPGGAFLAGSASTYEGSELAARGKVVLVFLQYRLGILGFLSTGNSHARGNWGLLDQIAALRWVQENIETFGGDPDSVTLFGQSAGAMSVSGLMMSPLAQGLFHQAISQSGTAVLKAFITRDPLTSAKKIARLAGCDHNSTKVMVECLRSLSAEEVMHVSKRMSFFHANYHKDPKEIVWFLSPVVDGVVFPEDPVVLLTRGQVKPVPYLLGVNNAEFEWSLPFLMKIRLNQRIMNQNYVNKMLWSSSILLNITKEQVPVVVREYLNDAISNHDWKMFRNRLIDLIGDATFVYTTLQAARYHRDAGSPVYLYEFKHHASSGIIIKPYNGADHGDELSYLFGSPFSKGSSAGEEKEFSLQMMKYWANFAHTGNPNDEKLPYWPRFDKDEKYLQLDFETRVGVKLKEKKMAFWSQLRQSQKP; this is encoded by the exons gtgcTTTGCACACCAAGGAACCTCTCCTGATCACCAAACACGGGATCCTACAAGGAAAGCACGTGCATGTGGGGGACACACCCATCCAAGTCTTCCTGGGAATCCCCTTCTCTAAACCTCCGGTGGGCACCCGCAGGTTTGCTCCTCCAGAGCCTCCACTACCCTGGGACGGCATCAGAGATGCCACCACCTACCCACCTTC GTGCCTTCAGGAATCCTGGGGGCAGGTATTATCCATGTACTTAAACACTCGGAAACAGTATGAGTGGCTGCACTTCAGTGAGGACTGCCTCTACCTGAATGTGTACGCCCCAGTGCTCGCCCCTGGAGACCCTCTGCTGCCA GTGATGGTTTGGTTCCCTGGAGGTGCCTTCCTCGCTGGTTCGGCTTCCACCTACGAAGGCTCAGAGTTGGCGGCCCGTGGGAAAGTGGTGCTGGTGTTTCTGCAGTACAGGCTGGGCATCCTGGGCTTCCTCAG CACGGGCAACAGCCATGCCCGCGGGAACTGGGGGCTGCTGGACCAGATAGCTGCTCTGCGGTGGGTGCAGGAGAACATCGAAACCTTTGGTGGAGACCCAGACAGTGTAACACTATTTGGTCAGTCGGCGGGAGCTATGAGCGTCTCAGGACTG ATGATGTCACCCCTAGCCCAGGGTCTATTCCATCAAGCCATCTCCCAGAGTGGTACTGCGGTCTTGAAAGCCTTCATCACTCGAGATCCACTGACATCAGCCAAG AAGATCGCTCGCCTGGCTGGCTGCGACCACAATAGCACGAAGGTCATGGTGGAATGCCTGAGGTCTCTCTCGGCGGAGGAGGTGATGCATGTCTCCAAGAGAATG TCATTCTTTCATGCTAACTACCATAAAGATCCAAAAGAG ATCGTGTGGTTCCTGAGCCCAGTGGTGGATGGTGTGGTGTTCCCAGAAGACCCTGTGGTGCTCCTGACCCGTGGGCAGGTTAAACCTGTGCCCTACCTCCTAGGTGTCAACAACGCAGAGTTCGAGTGGAGCTTGCCTTTT cTCATGAAGATTCGACTAAATCAGCGTATAATGAACCAAAACTACGTCAACAAAATGCTCTGGAGTTCCAGCATTCTGCTG AATATCACTAAGGAGCAGGTCCCAGTGGTGGTAAGAGAGTATTTGAACGACGCTATCAGTAACCATGACTGGAAGATGTTCCGAAACCGCCTGATAGACCTAATCGGCGATGCCACCTTTGTCTACACCACACTCCAAGCCGCGAGGTACCACCGAG ATGCTGGCTCCCCCGTCTACCTGTACGAGTTCAAGCACCATGCTTCTTCGGGCATCATCATCAAACCTTACAATGGAGCAGACCACGGAGACGAACTTTCCTATCTCTTTGGAAGCCCTTTCTCCAAAG GCTCATCTGCAGGTGAGGAAAAGGAATTCAGCCTCCAGATGATGAAATACTGGGCCAACTTTGCTCACACTGG GAACCCCAATGATGAAAAGCTGCCCTACTGGCCACGCTTTGACAAGGACGAGAAGTACCTGCAGTTGGACTTCGAGACAAGAGTGGGTGTGAAgctcaaggaaaaaaagatgGCTTTCTGGAGTCAGCTGCGCCAGTCTCAGAAACCTTAG